AGACAAATAGATCACAGAGGTCTTTGATTCAGATTTCTTACCCCATCCGGTGATGCAAATCTTGCACAAATAATATTTGATATCTGTGCGGATTTTGTACAGATTAAGGTACAGGTGTAAAGCCTGCATGAAGAACCATGTGAATGTGGCCAGCATGCTGTAGTGCAGAGCTGCTGCTATCGCCACACATGCTGCAAAGATCTTCAGGTCAGCGATTGACTCATTTATCAAGAAGCAAAGGTTCAGGATGAACAGGGCGATGAAGAGATTCATCAGGATCTTTACAGCTTGGCTGGCTTTAGTTTTCCTGTGAACCAAATTGGTTTGCTTTAACATATCACTTTAGAGAAGAATCATTAATatcaaaaacagactttttaatgattttaccTCATGAGAAAATGCATGAAGAGAGCCACACCCAAGAAGAACAAGGACATGCCACAGCCGGCCTTTGTGATTTGGGTCAGGGTTTTCAAGTCAGAGGAGCTAATTTTAGttcctgatgatgatgatgtctgGTTTAAACAGGAACATGTGTTTagtaaacatgaaaaatatcagaggtgtttttttaaaactgcataAAAATGTCTTACCATGAGAATAGCAAAAAAAGTAAGGTGAGAGCATTGGCATATGATGCTGTCATCAGCCTCTTTTGTTTTGCAGCCATCTGTGATCCAGTTGTCTGCGCCATCTGGTGGTCAGTAGGAACAAAAGCAATGAGATGAGACTGGACTTTCTCAGGTAAATGAGTGAGAAAGACATGGGAGAAAACTCAGTGTTGTCTGACAAATCTGACTTGTTCTACTTACACACAAGTTGCTATTTAGTGACAAAAagcaggcataacattatgaacACTGACATGTATTAAACAGCAATTAAGCAGCAAATGTGGGGCACATGCACATGTAAAATTCATCTCACAGTGCCTTAAACTGGGAGCACATAACAAAACACATCTCATgtcaagaaagaaaaacactacAACTTCATGCTGAcgtttaaagttgtttaaacTACAGTATTTGATGTGGTGAAAGTCCTTTAGTAATTGTATAGggtaaaaatgtatacttttttaaacaaactctCATAGATCAAAACGTAATATTGTATACATATCATTGTCATTTTCAGTTATGGACTTATAGTCTAGGTTCTAATAACCTCAAATGTTCTACTTTGCACATCATAAATCTGaccaaatatttttaacatatgggaaaaaaagctgttgtCTTTATGATGAAACAGggcataaaaataattaaaaaaaaagaaagaaaaaaatgcaaaagaaagtcAGTTAAATCTGAAGTTGCTGAAATGAGGTGATAGaccaaaaactgaaaaataaatatctagATTCAGGCCATATGAACCATaagttaaaaagtgaaacttatttTTAAAGGTCATCAAGCATAATATTGTCCACGCCAACATCAGTATGACAACATACTTGCAATATACTGTGCAACATTTGTCAGTTTTTATCAAGGCTTATTGACCCAGGTGGTAAGCAAATGCTGGCCCTTGTGGGCCAATCCAACAGACGAGCTACAGCCGCTCCCACTGCTGTAGGtaccagaaaagaaaaaaaaagtcaagacaGTTTGTTGTTCATGGAGCTGCATACCTGCAGACCAGTTAGAGTGCCCATGCCTGATTGGCGGATGCCATCTTTGCATCTACCAACGTTCCTCttcagggtttaaaaaaatctaaaagcatttttttcctgaTAAAATGAAGGGAGCTGATTATTTATAGGGTTTTGCAAAGGGTATAGACCCTTTCACATGAAAAGCCCGAAAAAACATATTCAAATAAAAGGGCAATTCCTAAGTACCATCTTAGGGACTCAAATAAGTTAAATCTTGATATTATATTTTTAAGTCTGCGTGTAGAAACAACAAGGTTCTTGAACCAACATACCGTGCTTACTTTTACCATCCCATGATACGCAAGAAACATTGAATCCAGCCTGTAGTGGGacaggaaaagaaaatctgaaaactatTCTGTCCAAATATTTGTTATAATGAGTTATTAGCATCCATTTTACCCTATTCACGTTATTGAAGGTAATGTCGATGGTTTCTGAGAGGTTGGATATGTTGACTCCCATTTCAATCCCCACAATTTGATTGTTAAACAGGGAACTAGTTGTGTTAATctgttaaaagtaaaatactGTTACGAATGAtaatgatgttttaaaaaaagtatgttttttgttgttgttgtttttttacctgagGGATTCCTGGAAAAAGCAGAATTCCAACATATGAGGCGTTTCTTTTTACAGCCATTTCCCTGGCTTCTTTAGGAAGGTGAACTGTTAGAGCGTAGTCTTTCTTCAAATTGTTGCTCTCTGTTAGAATCTATTAAGATAAGATGAGATAGGCTTTAtagatctcacattggagaaattcacatgtcacatcggctcagtaatcagtattACAAACAGTCATTATTAGAAAGACACATGTGATAAGTCATTTTTGATGGTCTGTTTTTCCTCATGCCAGTAAAGCTATATACCTCTACATCCATATTTGATGTGAAGGCAAAGATGTTGTTCCTCTGATTTTCTTGTAGCAGTTTAGCAATCACTCCATTAATTTGACCAATCTTGATGCTGGTTGTATTTGCATTTCTCATCAGTCCCAACCGATGACCAATATTATCCATGATATTTCTGTAATGTGAATATAAAAACACTTTCAGCAAACTGCAATCCCATTTTCCAAAAATTTCAGACTCCTTGCAAAGTAGCTCTTACTAGCATTCATTATGTGTTTGGATCATTGAATTTAATAACAAAGAAACTTACGCTGCATTCTCTGTGCTTGCAGGTCCACTCAGAGTGTCAGAAGTTAAGCTGAGCAATATCTCTGTCTGCATGGTCCCTGATGTAGCTGTTTGAGAAACAGGATTGCTTGATGCAGCAGAATTTTGTGTTGTCCCTGATGTAGCTGTTTGAGAAACAGGATTGCTTGATGAAgcagaattttgggttttccttGATGTAGTATTTATTTCTACAGGTTGAGATGTCTGGTTTCAAACAAAGGTTTGTATTTTAGCTACATGTGTGAAATCAAATGTCATCtgtatcttaaaataaattgcaCAAGTCGTATTACTGTCATAGTCTCGGCACGGATACTTAGCCTTCTTCCCACTCACTTTGCAGCTCCGCCCTAGTCTCATTTTCGCTCATCTGACCCACCTGCTCTCATCACTATATAACCAGCTTTCAGAGCTGAGGAGAGCGCCAGATTGTCTCGTGCTTACCTCTTGACTAATTCAGCGGTTTTCCCGTTTGCCTGCCTGTTTACGACCTGTTTTTGCCTTAGGACCTTCGAGCCAGCCTTGCCCCTGTTTTTTGCCTTGGCCTGCCTTTCTGGACCCCGACCTGCTACGCCCCTCGACCTCGACTTAACTCGACCCCTGCCGGACATTGGACTGCCTATCTCGGATAAACGAACCTGGAATGCACATTGACCAAGCCTTTGGATTCGCCCCTGGGATTCTCATCGGAGCTCTGACCACTCGTTTCCGACCTGGACCGCCTCTGGAACAACGATTCTTGAAAGCCCCCTCTAACCTTTACAACGGCTCATCGGCAGCACGAACCAACACTCCTCTGAGGAGTTCCGGTTCCAGTCACGGACGGCTGCTCCGTTGAGCGTCCGAGTTtctttgtgttaaataaatccgTGTTCGAACGCCACTAACATTGTTTTGGCTGTCTTCTGGGTCCTCCGTTTACTGAACATAACAATTACCACATCACTTTTTTGGGAAACAGAACTGCTTCAGGTGCTAGAAATTGTAGTTTCATTATTGTTTCCacgtttttaaaagaaaacacaaatatgcacataagtgaaaacattttgtgtATAGTATTTACAAGGACATGCTTTGATGGCACAAGGATAACAGAGTTTCACATGTCTTTCTTTTCCACCTTCAAAATTCAACATTAATGAAGttataaacatgacataaataTAGCCTAACTTCATGGGGCATAGGTGAGTCTGATAAGGCTCCATACTCTCCAGTCTCAAACCGACTGGACCAATCACAGCCTGGGAGGCAGAACTTTAAGGTGTGTCACTCTCAGCGCCACAAtcacccataatgcagcagcactTTTTTCTGTTGCTTGGTACCTTGGAAAATTAAGAAGGTACATGTGAGTACACCATGTATCCTCTGATTTCTTATacaaaagcagcagaaattTGTCACTGGAGAGTTTGCTTGATGGTATGGactacaaattacaaaaacagagcACGTcgcttggatttttttttgcgtgACATCcgtagttatctgattggttctaacctgttGACCCTATTAGTCCTGCCTTTAAAATCTGCTCTACCAGCTCCTTTACAGACTGATAAGCTGTGTGTATgccgtaagtcagtctggctggccaggttaccataaaaatgcaaaataattaaCATGCAAATTTCAATTGGGATACAGTGGCATACACTTCCAAGTCCCTTCATATtatgcccccccaccccctcatcTGACTGACTTCCTGAAACCCTATCGACTTCCTTCGCTCAGCAGACACCAACGCCCTCACACCCATCACCCGCACCAAGCATCGAACCTTGGGGGACCGAGCCTTCGCTGCTGCCCCCACCCTTTGGAACTCACTGCCCCAAACAACCAGGAACTCAGACTCATTACACAACTTAAAATCACATCACAAATCCCACATATTTAAACTTGCTTTTCCGTATATTTCtatgttttaaaaattgttttgtaaagtgtctttgaGTGTACAAAAAAGagctatttaaataataataataataatattatttttatccCTTGAACATTGTCCCTTtggtattttactgggattttgtttACACAATGTAGAGTAAGGGAAATAAACAGGAAGGAAACTATACAGTACTacaaacagatttccagagcaCCCGATATTTGAGACAGACACAATGTTGTACTTAAAAAgatttcttaaagaaaaaaacagaagcctGGTGCAGGTGGGAAAACCCTCTGCAGCAGCAACATGGCAATGCTGAATCCAGGCTACTCACAGCAGAAGTTGCTAGCAGGAGGGTTTAGGCAAGGATCGGGAATGTGCAGGTCAAGTGTGGATCGTAAACTGACAGGCAGAGATAGGCAGACAAATCAGTGGTACTAGGCAGAGTTGTCTGTTCAGGTCGTGGTCCAGAAAAATAGAAAGCAGCCGCAAAAGTCTGAAATGGGTAAGGCAACGCAGGGAAAAGTCAAGGTCAGTCAGGGAAAAACGCTAAACATCTACTGGCACATCGCTTTAAATAATCTGGTGTCAGATGACTGTGAAGCTTCACTATTCAAAGGCAGGAAAACAGGGGAAAGGAATCGACTTAATTGCAGAGCATAAAATGATTGTCTAAAATTTAATCCAGCTGTTCTTGGAAGATTTCAGGAGTTTGCCAGAGTACAGAAGTAaagaacagcatcatgaagaccaaggaacacagtagACAGGTCAGGAATAAATTGGTGGAGAAGTTTGAAAGCATTttcgggtaaaaaaaaaaaaaaaaaacagtatccTAGATgttaaacatctcacagagcactgttcaatgaATTTCTGTCATTTGAAAattaagtataaaaaatatgcctgtCGACCTAAACTCACAGGATAAGTTAGGGTTATAATGGGATGGTTGAGTTTCAAGCTTATTCAAGTTTAGGAATATCCCAGTCAAAATCCAGAATCCAATCCAAAATGTAATTTAGAGTCCAAGCCAGCCTGTCCAAATGACAGACTGGCTTAATCTGATATTTTGTATATTAAAGTGAGATATTAGAGTAGAAAGATGAGCTGGTTTAATtagtcaacattttaaaaaagaaacgagACAGATATGGGTGGAACAGAgggagacaaaaataaaaaggttattttaGGATGCAACCAAATTGACAGATATTTTAGGACTGACGTCAGCATGACTGGTGTCAGCCAGGCCGATGATGATATGGGACAGAGGAGTACAGTAACAGCAGGTTAGCAAGCACTATACCTACATGGACCTATCATCCCATCCGAGACTTAGCATatagtgtgtttgtgttttcggATGTGTTCAGCGCACACAGAACATTAAAAGCAACCATTAACATCAACAATGTATAATCAATCCATACCGGCTGTCCAAAAAAAGGTACACATTTCTttaatacaaaagaaaacacatttcagaagaaaatctgtgttcaaaggtgaaaaaaactatatttgaATATATAGGCTATAAATCATGTCTACATTGTATATAGCTATTTTAGCacctcaagaaaaaaaagtaatttcttgTGTCTTTGTGTTTAGATGTTTCATTATGTTGATTTCTATATTGTATTTGTGTTCTTACAAATTGTTTGGAAGAGTGGAAAAAAGTCATTATTACTGTTATTAGTAGTTGACAAGACTATTGTCAGTCTTGAGCATCAAGTTGATGCATCTGAGGAGGGACAGGAGAATGAGGAGGAGAAGCTGGGAAGTGAAGCAGGAACCACCAAAAGAACTGTGCCAGGTACAGATGCAGTTAGCAGGACTGGATTGGCAATAGGTGTTTGCATATGATTATATTAACCTCTTGACCAGATCCAGGCTTTTTGACATGTGATAACAGGctgaaaaattattaattttcctTCAAACATATATTCTTGTTTCTCCTgacagatacacacacacagta
This Fundulus heteroclitus isolate FHET01 chromosome 19, MU-UCD_Fhet_4.1, whole genome shotgun sequence DNA region includes the following protein-coding sequences:
- the LOC118567013 gene encoding adhesion G-protein coupled receptor G2-like, giving the protein MQTEILLSLTSDTLSGPASTENAANIMDNIGHRLGLMRNANTTSIKIGQINGVIAKLLQENQRNNIFAFTSNMDVEILTESNNLKKDYALTVHLPKEAREMAVKRNASYVGILLFPGIPQINTTSSLFNNQIVGIEMGVNISNLSETIDITFNNVNRAGFNVSCVSWDGKSKHDGADNWITDGCKTKEADDSIICQCSHLTFFAILMTSSSSGTKISSSDLKTLTQITKAGCGMSLFFLGVALFMHFLMRKTKASQAVKILMNLFIALFILNLCFLINESIADLKIFAACVAIAAALHYSMLATFTWFFMQALHLYLNLYKIRTDIKYYLCKICITGWVIPAVVVVGLLASNKYGDVEISDNNGTSVIMCWIPDYSWHLGVNTGYYGIVFIFTLTIFIVTVVQITNFASETKNNKISTKKRVFSLLGLFSLLGITWGFAFFSYGPLLIPSYYIFTILNSFQGFFLFIYYYFSSRINPEDKNQLERSSHTTENVYITNPYIYGS